tacaaagatatattgcaTCAAACAATTATTTCTCATTAAATGTTTACAGATAATTCAGATAAACGTTCATTTGACTAACGAACATAATCATGGTCAGGTCAGGTCCGACACGCCAAAACACATGGAGCTCTCATGAGAAGTTATTTACGTCTTGTTGGATAAAGTGAGAGCCAAAGAGCCGTTGTGGAACACCAGTCATAAAGATTATAAAAGCAGGAATTTGGAAAGAACATTAATGGATGAATTAAGCAATGAACTCCGTCATGAAGTAGCCCGTAAAAGCATCCTCGATTGTTTACTGTTATGAACGTGAACTGAGACGATGGTTCTTTCCGAAGGAACACAAAATGCAGTGTGACCAATCCCTCTCTGTAAATGACCAGAATTCGGCGATCCTATCTGGGGATCCTAGGACAGAATAGACTAGTGTGACCTTCgcttacgatagactcacccactacacATACCTCATGCGCGTGCCCATCTGTGCATGGCCGATGTGCGTGTACATGACTGCacacgtatttatttatgtaaatatacacacacacatatatacaaagggtgggtgcttcatgctcagggttaTGTGAAgggatggtgtggtagcctagatagagTTAAGTGCTtgtatgccttctcgcttgcagctggcaccgctggctagcctagttcgaaaaagggagcagctctgcataagcctcccctgccagttcacagcctctccgtcagtgcctcctcgtggccacacATGGAAACTGGACACCTTGCAGTCCCAGGCTAAATTGTGGAggattgattaattatttaaaattaagCAATTAATTTTTAACGTTCTTAAGTACATTTTCCTCTCTGGTCTGTtctctctgccacacacacacaaacacacacacatatatatatatatatatatatatatatatatattatatatatatatatgtatgtgtgtgtgtatatgtgtgtgtgtgtgtatgtaaatatgtctctctctctctctctctctatatatatatatatatataaatatataacttttcctctttttaacgTTCATTTTTTAGTACATTTTCCACTCTGGTCTGTTTTCTGAACcgccttttatatataaatatatatacatatatttatatatatacatatatatatatgtgtatatatatagatatatagatacatttgtaaatatatatatatatttatatatatttatttatacacgcacacagacatacatatatatacatatatatatacatatatatatatatatatatatatttacatatatatgtatatatgtatttatatatatatatatatatatatatatatatatgcatgatgataatgataaaaataataacaatgatgataacaataataataataatgacaatgatgatgataaaaataataattatgataatgataataataataataataataataataataataataatgattataataacaatggtaataatgatgatgatgataataataacaatgataataataataatcacaatgatgataataataataaacatgataatgataatgataataataataaaagtaatcttgataataattataataatattaataataataataataattatgatattaataatagttataatgatgataataataataatggtaataatgatgatgatgataataattacagaaatgataacaatgatgatagtaataattataagaagtaaaatattgataatgattattataatgaaccAACCTGAATCTCCCATTTGCATTTCCTGTTGCCGCAGGAGACTGCAGGTGGTCGTCAGGGCGACGACAGCGGGGGGAAAGAGGCAAGAGCGAATAAtccagagaaaagaagagacggaatcagaaagggaaggaaatccaACGAAGCTAATGCGAACGCGATTCGGCGAAAAGACGAGGGAAATGAAGCTCCCGAGAGGAATCCTCCAAAGCGAGCAATGGAAAAgcctaaagaagaaaaaacacacaataatgtGAAGCCAAAGGAACAGAAGGACGAGAAAATTAAAAACACCAAGAATTCGCGGAAGAaatcacaaaaaagaaataagaaagtaaacaaaaacaatgatccAAAAGACACCAAGAATTCGCGGAAGAaatcacaaaaaagaaataagaaactaAACAAAACCAATGATCCAAAAGACAAGACGCACGATAGTACCAAGAAGAACCCAacagaggaaataaggaaaatgaataaaaaagaacaagaaatagagagaagcgGAAATGCTGGAAGGAAAccacgaaaggaagaaaagaaatctcGTGGAAGAGACAGCAAAGACAAGTCGACCGCGAATGGACGACTAAACACAAAAGTCAAtcttacagagagaaagaacagtaATGGCTTTGAAAGTGGCTCTAAAGCCAAGGACAAGAGCGACAAAAGGAAATGCAGAAAAACACCCAAACGATGCTCCAGAAAAGGAGGCGAGTGCGTCCCGGACGGCTCCTGCTCCGGCGGCCAGATCGACGACGCCTGCAAAGGAGCCTCCTGCGTGTGCTGCCTAAACGGTAATGCGCATGCTATTCATGCTTCACGTTCAGCCACCACAGGCGAAGGACTTGCGTCTGTGACAGACGTTTGTCTTGACACTTTGCCTTCGGGATACGATGACTCGTTTTCGATGATATTCCACGGCCCAAGGCTTTTGATGTTGTGGTAATTGAACACTGATATACTTTATAATTTCAGAATATGTAAGTTTTTTCTCTAAATCTTCCAGGGTGCGCACCAAAGCGGAAATGCGTTAACATGCAGGGGAATTGCAAATCGAAATGTGGTCCCAAGGAGCGAAAACTGAAAGGCGCTTGCGAAGGGGACGGCTGCGTATGCTGCTACAAACGCTGCAAGAAGAAGGGGAAACAATGTGACGGTTTTTGTGTAAAGACCAAAAAGGAATGCAAGGGCGGTATATTCACAGAAGGTGCCTGTAGTCGCGGGTGTTCTTGCTGTACACCCAAGTGCAAGCCGAGGCGCAAATGCAAAGATGGTTATTGCGTTCTCAAGAAGAAGGACTGCACAGGCACCATTGTGCCAAACGGCTGTAAAAAGAAGCCCAAGGGAAAGTGTTTCTGCTGCGTTCCAAgtaagtatatgtagatataaacaaaaGTGTACACGTTTAcacaaatatgtgaatatatgtattatgcatgcatacacacacacacacacacacacacacacacacacacacatacacacacatatatatatatatatatatatatatatatatatatatatatatacatatacatattcaaacatgcatatgtatgtatgtgtgtatatatatatatatgtatatatatatatatttatatatatatacatatatatatatacatacatatatatttacatgtgtgtgtgtgcctatatatatatatacatatatatatatatatatatatatatatatatatatatatatatatatcttatatatatatatcttatatatatatatatatatatatatatatttatatttatatattatatatatatgtcagtatatgaatatgtgtctgcatataaatatatgtgtataaataaattagtgtatgtatgtgtatgtatatatatatatgcatgtgtgtgcgcgcgcgcgcgcgtgtgtgtgtgtgtgtgtttgtgtgtgtgtctgtgtgtgtgtgtgtgtgtgtgtgtgtgtgtgtgtgtgtgtgtgtgtgtgtgtgtgtttgtgtgtatatatatatatatacttatacatatatgaatatatatataaatatatatatatatataaacatatataaatatatataaacatatatataaatatatatataaacatatataaatatatataaacatatttgtgtgtgtgcgtgtgtgaacaaacacacacacacacacaaacacacacacacacacacacatatatatatatatatatatatatatatatatatatatatatacatatatgaatatatgtataaatatacatatatatatataaatatataaacatatatataatatatatatatataatatatatataaacatatatataatatatatataaacatatatatgaacatatacaaacatatttgtgtgtgtgtgtgtgtgtgtgtgtgtgtgtctgtatgtgtgtgtgtgtgtgtgtgagtcactccgggtatgaatccacggggagtgtgtgtagaacctcattatcattactcatgcatgtGTAGATATGGAGTTGGAGTTAGTTAGATACTAGTTGAACACTCCTTTTAGTATGttgtgttgtttggttgttttagtactggccttccatTATATACCCGGAgtaacttatatatctatatcaatgtgacATTGCATTATGCCAtcttgcatgtatacacacacacacacatacacaatatatatacatatatgtatgtgtatatgtatatatatgtatgtatgtatgtatgaatatatataaatatgtgtgtatacatatatatacatatatatacatatatatacatatatgtatgtttgtgtgtgtattcatatgtatgtatatatatgaatatatgtatgtgtgtatatatatatgtatatatatctgtgtgtgtgtctgagtgtgtatatatttatatgtatatatgtacatatatatgtacatatatatacatatatatgtatattcatatatatatacacagatatatatatacatatatatgtatatatatatgtgtgtgtgtgtatacatatgtatatatacatgtatacatgtatatacattatatatattatatatagatatattgtatatatatgtatatgtatatatatatatattatatatatatatatgtatacatgtatatatatttatgtatattatatatattatattatatatacattatagacattatgtattataattatatattatattatatatacatatatgtgtgtgtgtattatatatgtatatatatatatatatatatatatatatatatgtgtgtgtgtgtgtgtgtgtgtgtgtgtgtgtgtgtgagtgtgtacatatatatgtgtatatatatacttatatatgtgtatatacatacttatatatacatatatatattctgtgtgtgtgtatgtgtgtatgtatgtatgtatacatatggttgtgtgtgtgtgcgtgtgtgtgtgtgtgtgtgtgtgtgtgtgtgtgtgtgtgtgtgtgtgtgtgtgtgtgtgtgtgtgtgtgcgtgtgtgtgtgtgtgtgtgtgtgtgtgtgagcgtgtgtgtgtgtgtgtgtgtgtgtgtgtgtgtgtgtgtgtgtgtgtgtgtgtgtgattgtgtgtgtgtgtgtgtgcatacgtatatatatatatatatatatatatatatatacatatatatacacatatatatacatatatatccgtgtgtgtgtgtgtgtgtgtgtgtgtgtgtgtgtgtgtgtgtgcgtgtgtatgtgtgtgtgtgtgtgtgtgtgtgtgtgtgtgtgtgtgtgtgtgtgtgcgtgtgtgtgtgtatatatatgtgtatatatatatatatatatatatatatatatatatatatatatatatatatatatatgtatatatatacatatatatacacacatatatatacatatatatccgtgtgtgtgtgtatgtgtgtgtgtgtgtgtgtgtgtgtgtgtgtgtgtgtgtgtgtgtgtgtgtgtgtgcatatatatacacatatttatatatatcagcatcatcatcaaggggactaacgccgacgggggcgcatggccgtatCCACCATTCGCTTCCAGCCACAGGGGTCCCTCATGACGAGACTCTAGCAGgccctttatctatctctaaatcctcgtgacaggactggtcgagctgcccaagccatgacctcctgggtcgtcccacgggcctctacacccaggattgtctcgcaaagagacaacctgatgggcaggcagggaaacgagctaggtgcgaCTGCCTGAGGCTAAACCTAAGGCAAGCTATCTGGGTAGATGCTTGGAATATCTAGTCCTTGTGTCAGGTTAAGTGATTAACCCTGCTATCGAGAGCActgaagcggttgggagttgaggtggcagcCCTTTCAGAggcgagaagacctggcagcagcacaatcACTACTGGTgcgtacacctactactggttggcccagggcgatggtcatcatctccagggagaaggcatagccatctccagccaactTCAACCCTCAGTATTAGAGGTAACAGTGGTCgttgagcatattatggcattgagactgaagcatggttttggcttcgtgtctcttgttgctgtgtaTGCTCTTACTGATATATGCAAACTTGATGAGAAAAAAGTGTtatatgccaaactcacatctgtggcagaggTCCAGGCGAGACACTCTCATTGTTCTGGGtaacttcaatgtggtatctgaCTGTGATCGAGCTGCCCCATGACTCGGGAGCTGACCCCAGAAGCGAGAACAGCCATCTACTTAGGCACCAgcgaccggagcagtctggatttacTCCAGACAAGTCCATAATAGACTTTATCCTAGCTTGAACACCCAAGTCATGAGGAGCTAGAAATGGGCCGGAGGCCTGCCCGGAGACTTGCCTTGAGGGACCTCCATGGCTGGAAGCGAATGGTGGATACGGCCATGCGTGGCCGTCGGCATTAGCGCTCCgatgttgatatgtgtgtgtgtgtgtggatgtatagatagatagatagacatatatatatatatatatgcatatatatagatatatgtagatatattcatacatatacatacaaatatatgtgtatgcatacacacatacacacctttatTGTCGATATcgaaatatgagtgtgtgtgtgtgcacttatgtaTAGACGGGGTaagataaatatacttatatactcattTAACTTAATGAAAATTACTTATATaatcttattatttatcattgcaGCCCCGTCCACTACCGCAACTACCACCGCCACTACCTCCACTAGAACATTCCCTACAACTACTATAAGAACAACCGTTGTTACTACCACTACACCAGCAGGAAGTAGCACTACACCAGCAGAAAATACCACTACACCAGTAGGAAATACCACTACACCAGTAGAAAATACCACTATGCCAGCAGGAAATACCACTACACCAGCAGGAAATACCACTACACCAGCAGGAAATACCACTACACCAGCAGGAAATACCACTACACCGGCAGGAAATACCACTACACCGGCAGGAAATACCACTACACCGGCAGGAAATACCACTACACCGGCAGGAAATACCACTACACCGGCAGGAAATACCACTACACCAGCAGGAAATACCACTACACCGGCAGGAAATACCACTACACCGGCAGGAAATACCACTACACCAGCAGGAAATACCACTACACCAGCAGGAAATACCACTACATCGGCAGGAAATACCACTACACCGGCAGGAAATACCACTACACCGGCAGGAAATACTACTATACCGGCAGGAAATACCACTACACCAGCAGGAAATACCACTACACCGGCAGGAAATACCACTACACCGGCAGGAAATACCACTACACCGGCAGGAAATACAATCAACAGCATCCTCTCTGCTTTGAATGCACGAGTCGCAGTTCTTCTTGACCTCCAGAGAAGTCTTGTTAATGTATCAAATGAGATACAGGCGTCACTAGACATTTTTAACAATATCAGCACAACAGTCAATACCAGGAGACATCGGCGAAACGTTGGCATCCTCGAAGCCCTGAACTCGCTGCTGGACAGAGTCGCAACAGCCATAGGCCGCAACGACTCGATGGGACTGACAGCTCTCGCGCAGGATATAAATACCCAGAGAAGTGACCTGGAGACGCTCGCCGCTAATGTCCGGACAAACTCCAGCCTGGTCGCTGAAATAAAGAGCAGCGTTGCTACTACATTCCAGAAATTCCAGACAACAACAGCCATGTTAAGGGCGAAAGATAACCAGATAAAGATCGAGGTTGATATGCTGCAGCAACAAATTTCGCAGCAGGGAGGATCCACGGTCGCCGTCTCAACAGCCAACATTCCGGTTGTGACAACAGGTAATTCCTAATTATGaattgattatataaaaaagaagagggaatactCTCTTGGGGCCGGATTCATTAACGCACTGATGACCTCCTCAGCACCAAAGAGTGGTTCAGCCAAATTTTTGGCTAAAGTTGGCTATCTTTCATGTGAAATCCCTCTTTACTAATGTACCTGCAGACTGAAAAATCCTAACAATCGAGGTCTCagggtccatgtgtgtgtgtgtgtgtgtgtgtgtgtgcacttatgtaTATACGGGGGTAagataaatatactcatatactcaTTTAACTTAATGAAAATTACttatataatcttattattaatcATTGCAGACCCGTCCACTAACACAACTAGCACCGCCAATACCTCCACTAGAGCATCCCCTACACCAGAAGGAAGTACCACTACACCAGCAGGAAATACCACTACAACAGCAGGAAATACCACTACACCAACAGGAAATAGCACTACACCGGCAGGAAATACCACTACACCAACAGGAAATAGCACTACACCGGCAGGAAATACAACAATCAACAGTACCCCCTCTGCTTTGAATGCACGAGTCGCAGTTCTTCTTGACCTCCAGAGAAGTCTTGTTAATGTATCAAATGAGATACAGGCGTCACTAGACATTTTTAACAATATCAGCACAACAGTCAATACCAGGAGACATCGGCGAAACGTTGGCATCCTCGAAGCCCTGAACTCGCTGCTGGACAGAGTCGCAGCAGCCACAGGCCGCAACGACTCTATGGGACTGACAGCTCTCGCGCAGGATATAAATACCCAGAGAAGTGACCTGAAGACGCTCGCCGCTAATGTCCGGACAAACTCCAGCCTGGTCGCTGAAATAAAGGGCAGCGTTGCGACTACATTCCAGAAATTCCAGACAACAACAGCCATGTTAAGGGCGAAGGATAAACAGATAATGAGCGAGGTTGATATTCTGCAGCAACAAATTTCGCAGCAGGGAGGACCCACGGTCGCCGTCTCAACAGCCTACATTCCGGTTGTGACAACAGGTAATTCCTAATTATtaattgattatataaaaaagaagagggaatacaCTCTTGGGGCCGGATTCACTAAAGCACTGATGACCTCCTCAGCACCAAAGAGTGGTTCAGCCAAACTTTTGGCTAAAGCTGGCTATTTTTTATGTGAAATCCCTCTTTACTAATGTACCCGCAGACTGAGAAATCCTAACAATCGAGGTCTCAggttccatgtatgtgtgtgtgtgtgtgtgagtgcacctATGTATATACGGGGGTAagattaatatacttatatactcattTAACTTAATAAAAATTACTTAACGACCGGCAGGAAATACAACAATCAACAGTACCCCCTCTGCTTTGAATGCACGAGTCGCAGTTCTTCTTGACCTCCAGAGAAGTCTTGTTAATGTATCAAATGAGATACAGGCGTCACTAGACATTTTTAACAATATCAGCACAACAGTCAATACCAGGAGACATCGGCGAAACGTTGGCATCCTCGAAGCCCTGAACTCGCTGCTGGACAGAGTCGCAGCAGCCACAGGCCGCAACGACTCGATGGGACTGACAGCTCTCGCGCAGGATATATATACCCAGAGAAGTGACCTGAAGACGCTCGCCGCTAATGTCCGGACAAACTCCAGCCTGGTCGCTGAAATAAAGGGCAGCGTTGCGACTACATTCCAGAAATTCCAGACAACAACAGCCATGTTAAGGGCGAAGGATAAACAGATAATGAGCGAGGTTGATATTCTGCAGCAACAAATTTCGCAGCAGGGAGGACCCACGGTCGCCGTCTCAACAGCCTACATTCCGGTTGTGACAACAGGTAATTCCTAATTATtaattgattatataaaaaagaagagggaatacaCTCTTGGGGCCGGATTCACTAACGCACTGATGACCTCCTCAGCACCAAAGAGTGGTTCAGCCAAACTTTTGGCTAAAGCTGGCTATTTTTTATGTGAAATCCCTCTTTACTAATGTACCCGCAGACTGAGAAATCCTAACAATCGAGGTCTCAggttccatgtatgtgtgtgtgtgtgtgtgtgagtgcacctATGTATATACGGGGGTAagattaatatacttatatactcattTAACTTAATAAAAATTACTTAACGACCGGCAGGAAATACAACAATCAACAGTACCCCCTCTGCTTTGAATGCACGAGTCGCAGTTCTTCTTGACCTCCAGAGAAGTCTTGTTAATGTATCAAATGAGATACAGGCGTCACTAGACATTTTTAACAATATCAGCACAACAGTCAATACCAGGAGACATCGGCGAAACGTTGGCATCCTCGAAGCCCTGAACTCGCTGCTGGACAGAGTCGCAGCAGCCATAGGCCGCAACGACTCGATGGGACTGACAGCTCTCGCGCAGGATATAAATACCCAGAGAAGTGACCTGAAGACGCTCGCCGCTAATGTCCGGACAAACTCCAGCCTGGTCGCTGAAATAAAGGGCAGCGTTGCGACTACATTCCAGAAATTCCAGACAACAACAGCCATGTTAAGGGCGAAGGATAAACAGATAATGAGCGAGGTTGATATTCTGCAGCAACAAATTTCGCAGCAGGGAGGATCCACGGTCGCCGTCTCAACAGCCTACATTCCGGTTGTGACAACAGGTAATTCctaattattaatttaatatttaaaaaagaagagggaatacaCTCTTGGGGCCGGATTCACTAACACACTTACGATGACAAAATTGGCGGTAACTACAATCACGATCGTAAACTACCAGCGATGGCATTAACTATAACTTGCCATAGGAGTTACCATGGTAAATTTTACCAGTGGTCGGAGCACTGGTAATTCCGCTGGTAACTTCATGAAGGACGATTTCATGTGTTATCTCgtccaaaaataaatatttaagcaATTTTTTTAcggttatctttattactgatatgattagTATGATGGTAAACAAATGTCACATGGGAATggcgaaaaaaaaatgcaaatttcaCTTGAAATTAACAAGAAATCCTCTTTAAACTCTCAGTAGACATAGGTCTATGTCAAAATGTAGAATTTATGGAACCGTTAGATCTGTGAACTCTTAAAGAATTCTtctctaatataattattacaaattctataaatataataataataataatgataataataataataacaataatactgttaataataatgataataataactttttttaaGCAAATGCTGTATTTATCGGCACTTTGGCAAGGGACAACATACTCCCTGACTGCATGGGCAAGAATGAGTGAAATTAGTTAGAcgatatatgaatacaaaaaatGTGTTTGGACCGGCTCTGTGTTTGACAATGATGAGAagtgaataggtaaataaaaacaGTTTGGACTGTTTCTTTAGTTTACAGTAAACAgtgatatattaatatgtttgcaCTGGTTACTATTAATACCATAAATAGCCAGGTCTATCAACATCCCACATGATAGATATGATTCAACAagtctttgtttacatttttttacatatgcataaatgttgtTTCAACTGCAACCATTTTAAAAATCACGTTGTGTTGAAGAAACATAAAATATTATGTATGGCACTCGCTAACTGGTGAAATTGCTTTACTATATCCTGATGTTGGCTACCATTAGAATGACTCGATTTATGACTATAACTCTGTTGAGACGAGTTACTATCTCTCCGTGTATCCCACTTTACTATCCCTGGTAACTGATCACTGGTAAGTGCGTTACGGTCGTATGTTAGTAGTTTCgttcccacatatatatatatatatatatatatatatatatacttatacatatagatatatatatacatatatatacagagatgggCAATATTGCGATACATGTCGATCGATACTTTTATATTGGTATCGATATCGCTTTAACTACTCAATAACAGTATCATATCATCACTTGgcatccaccctcccttcctcccccttcctccccacttctctcactctctctctctctctctctctctttctctctctctctctctctctctctctctctctctctctctttctctctctcttcgtcattcctttctttcgtctttatctctctctctccctccctccctccctccctccctccctccctccctccctccctccctccttccctctctctgtccctccctccctccttccttccctctctctctctgtcccttcctctgtctctctctgcccctccctctctctctctctctctctgtctctctctctctttctctctctctctccctccctccttccctcccttcctctctctctctccctctcgctccctccctccctccctccctccctccctccctccctcccccccctccctccctccctccctccctccctctctctctctcccctctccctgtctctccctccctctccccctccctccctccctccctctctctctctcctctctccctcccttcctctctctctctctctctctctctctctctctctctctctccctctctctccctccctccctctctctctctctctctctctctctctccctccctccctccctccctccctccctccctcctcccctctctctctctctctctctctctctctctctctctctctctctctctctctctctctctctctctctctctccttccctccctccctccctccctccctccctgtctccctctctctctctctctccctccctccccctctctctctctccctctctccctccctctccctcgtggctcgaagtccagtaaagaaccatcgactcagcgaaGACTTAGATGAGTTAATCTGACCTTAGAACGTGTCTGGCGCCCGCCGGGCTCAGGTCATTTCTccagcttcctccccccccccccccccccccacagggctggtcggcggaccCGCGAACCCCCCGCACCCttgtgttcccatcactgtgtaATAGACTTCTTCAATAAAGACTATTACCGCCCTGCTAGCCActcttacaccctctctctctctctctctctctctctctctctctctctctctctctctctctctctctctctctctctctctttctttctctctctttctctctctctctctctctttccccatcttcactcccttccttcctccacctctcttccatcctccccctccctctctctctctctctcctctctcctctctctccttcccactccctccctacctccctccctctctcagagtggtcagaacccttcattgtcacgccctccaactagcaggggtgccCTATAggacggcaccgccgccgtactaacctaagccacgcccactgctcTCATGACCTCCGGtataac
The nucleotide sequence above comes from Penaeus chinensis breed Huanghai No. 1 chromosome 3, ASM1920278v2, whole genome shotgun sequence. Encoded proteins:
- the LOC125038164 gene encoding mucin-19-like gives rise to the protein MRVLIVVAFCVCLLLVLQETAGGRQGDDSGGKEARANNPEKRRDGIRKGRKSNEANANAIRRKDEGNEAPERNPPKRAMEKPKEEKTHNNVKPKEQKDEKIKNTKNSRKKSQKRNKKVNKNNDPKDTKNSRKKSQKRNKKLNKTNDPKDKTHDSTKKNPTEEIRKMNKKEQEIERSGNAGRKPRKEEKKSRGRDSKDKSTANGRLNTKVNLTERKNSNGFESGSKAKDKSDKRKCRKTPKRCSRKGGECVPDGSCSGGQIDDACKGASCVCCLNGCAPKRKCVNMQGNCKSKCGPKERKLKGACEGDGCVCCYKRCKKKGKQCDGFCVKTKKECKGGIFTEGACSRGCSCCTPKCKPRRKCKDGYCVLKKKDCTGTIVPNGCKKKPKGKCFCCVPTPSTTATTTATTSTRTFPTTTIRTTVVTTTTPAGSSTTPAENTTTPVGNTTTPVENTTMPAGNTTTPAGNTTTPAGNTTTPAGNTTTPAGNTTTPAGNTTTPAGNTTTPAGNTTTPAGNTTTPAGNTTTPAGNTTTPAGNTTTPAGNTTTPAGNTTTSAGNTTTPAGNTTTPAGNTTIPAGNTTTPAGNTTTPAGNTTTPAGNTTTPAGNTINSILSALNARVAVLLDLQRSLVNVSNEIQASLDIFNNISTTVNTRRHRRNVGILEALNSLLDRVATAIGRNDSMGLTALAQDINTQRSDLETLAANVRTNSSLVAEIKSSVATTFQKFQTTTAMLRAKDNQIKIEVDMLQQQISQQGGSTVAVSTANIPVVTTDPSTNTTSTANTSTRASPTPEGSTTTPAGNTTTTAGNTTTPTGNSTTPAGNTTTPTGNSTTPAGNTTINSTPSALNARVAVLLDLQRSLVNVSNEIQASLDIFNNISTTVNTRRHRRNVGILEALNSLLDRVAAATGRNDSMGLTALAQDINTQRSDLKTLAANVRTNSSLVAEIKGSVATTFQKFQTTTAMLRAKDKQIMSEVDILQQQISQQGGPTVAVSTAYIPVVTTGNTTINSTPSALNARVAVLLDLQRSLVNVSNEIQASLDIFNNISTTVNTRRHRRNVGILEALNSLLDRVAAATGRNDSMGLTALAQDIYTQRSDLKTLAANVRTNSSLVAEIKGSVATTFQKFQTTTAMLRAKDKQIMSEVDILQQQISQQGGPTVAVSTAYIPVVTTGNTTINSTPSALNARVAVLLDLQRSLVNVSNEIQASLDIFNNISTTVNTRRHRRNVGILEALNSLLDRVAAAIGRNDSMGLTALAQDINTQRSDLKTLAANVRTNSSLVAEIKGSVATTFQKFQTTTAMLRAKDKQIMSEVDILQQQISQQGGSTVAVSTAYIPVVTTGTTTAGGTTTAGGTTTAGGTTSVGGTTTAGGTTTAGGTTTAGGTTTAGGTTNAGGTTTAGGTTSVGGTTTAGGTTTAGGTTTAGGTTTAGGTTTAGGTTTAGGTTTAGGTTTAEGTTTAGGTTTAGGTTTAGGTTTAGGTTTAGGTTSVGGTTTAGGTTTAVGTTIAGGTTTAGGTTTAGGTTTAGGTTAAGGTTSVGGTTTAGGTTSVGGTTTAGGTTTAGGTTTAGGTTTAGGTTAAGGTTSAGGTTTAGGTTTAGGTTTAGGTTTAGGTTTAEGTTTAGGTTTAGGTTTAGGTTTAGGTTTAGGTTSVGGTTSVGGTTTAGGTTTAGGTTTAGGTTTAGGTTTAGGTTTAGGTTTAGGTTTAGGTTTAGGTTTAGGTTSVGGTTTAGTTINAGALTEEVRQLSEFQSDLVAVAGEIDQATTILQEIQNSIGRRRRRRQVNVIDELLSVFELADAAIQATNVIALKQLLQRIKELRVELGKIANDVKNNDTLAAEIKGSVGKALEKSQMTKARIAQKDQEIKQKVDDIQQQISQVGGTTIQFTKANITFVTTAPSTGGSATSGSTSPGGDTSTGGVISTAGGTSTGGDTSTGGDTSTGGETSTGGDTSTGGDTSTGGDTSTGGDTSTGGDTSTGGDTFTGGDTSTGGDTSIDPE